The window TCCAGCCAAGGCTCAGGGACACGTTATGGCCGAGATCCATCGTTTCGACGTTGACCACTTTGAACATGACGACCTACCGCAACCTGCCGTGGCCCTGATGTTGGAAACCCAGCGTAACGACAGCGAATCGGCGGTGCATCAGCATCGCAAGGGCCAACTGGTGGTGGCCTACCGGGGCGGTATCGTCTGTACCGTGGAGGATGGCGTATGGATGGTGCCCTCCGGTTTCGGAGTATGGATTCCCGGTGGGGTTGCCCACAGCAATCGGGTGACCGCCAATGGGCAGGTATTCTTTCTGTTCGTGGAGCCTGGCGCCGCCTCCATGCCGGAGCACTGCTGTACGCTGGCGCTGTCATCGCTGATCCTGGAGCTGATTATCCATTTGAGCGGCCAGGTGCAGACCTACCCGGACAACAGCTCCACCGCCCGGCTGGTCGGTGTGCTGCTTGAACAACTGGAGCAGGCCCCTTCTGAACAGCTCTACTTGCCGCTACCGGCTTCCCCTCGGTTACGCACTATTGCCCGCAGCCTGGCGCAAGATCCCTCAAACCGTGCGACCGTGGCCGAGTGGGCAAGGCATGTGGCGATGAGCGAACGTTCGCTGGCACGTTTGATCAAGGGCGAAACAGGCCTGAGCTTCGGCCAATGGCGCAAGCAATGGCAGATCATCGTCGCACTGCAGAGCCTCGCAGAGGGCGAGTCGGTACAGCAGACCGCCGAAGCGCTTGGCTATGAATCGGTGAGTTCGTTCATCACCATGTTCCGCAAGACGCTGGGCGAGCCACCGGCGCGGTATGTGCGCGGCACGGCGGTACGCCAATACGCGAGGGGGTCGCGAACGCTGGAGTAAGGGGAAGCGATTGGGCCAGGTGCGCTACAACCATTGGGTCCATATCGACGCCAAGACGATAAAGCTCGTGCCGGGATTTTGCGTTGCACAATGGCTTCCACTGGGCAGCGGCCCGGCAGAGATGCGCAGAGGGTAGGGGGAGAGCGGGGAGCGCTGCTTTGGCTTCCCGCTGCCCATGAAGCGTCAGTGCGATCAGCCGCGGGCGCTGATCGCCTGTCCACCCAGGACCTGATCCATCCTCAACTGCGCCAGCTCAATCAGGTGCACAACGCCCATCGCGACCTTGCGATTGGGTCCGGTCTGGTTGTCGGCGTTCTCGTAGGCCGTGGCCGCGGCCGACTGCAGGATCGAGTGGATGTCGACCAGGGTTTCTTCCTGGGCGAGCATTACTGGCGCGTGGCAGGGTGGTGACACAGTGGGCGGAGGAGTGGGCTCTGCACTCGCATCTGGGCCGAGGTTGTGGTGGGCCAGTGCCCGGTCGGCAATGCGGGAATCGATGCTTGTCAGCTTGGGCTTTGCTGGCGGATTGGGAGTTGGTTTGAACATGATTTGATAACTCCAAGTGCTTGATGGAGGCTGTCACCATCGCTGCTAAACGAGAGGTGGCAGCCGTACGCGGGTTAGCAGACCGGTGCACTTGGAAACCGGCGCGCCCGAAGACGCCCCGCGCACGACCACCATAAAGCTGAGGCTCGAAAGGAACCTCTTGAGGTGGCGTTTTGCGCAATCTAAGTGCAGAGCAGGCTGCTAAACCCGATCACTGATGAACAGTGACGGGACGAAGACTAGCGGCGAGATTGGGCGCAAAACAAGCACTTGGAATTGTCTCGGAAATTTCACTCAAGTGAAAGAGATGCATCTTTCAATTTTCTAAAAGAGCCACGCATTCCTCGTTGTTACCGCCGAATCTGTTGTTATTTGGGAATATTCCTACAAGCCCCCATTCAGACCCTCTGCCAAGCTCAATTGAGCGTCGTGCCGACAAGTTGTACGGCGAGAGAAATCTCAAGCACGAGGTCAGAGGCATGGCTACTGAAGCAAAGAAAAAAGGACTTACCTACCGCATTGGCTTCGTCTTTGGCGGGCTCTCGGCCCGCTACCGCAGATTTGAGGCGCCGATGCTGCGGTGGGCGATTGAGAAGGGCATGTCCGCCACGTTGGCGAGCTTGCTGAGTGGGCTGGTGCGGCTATCCCTGATCGGTGCTTTCCTGTATCTGGCGTTTTGGGTTGTGGTTGCAGTTATAGGCGTTATCCTTTGCAAGGAATTATTGCTGAACAGCTCAGGTGCAGAGGAAGAGGAACTAGTAGTGTTTAAGGCAGATGAGGTTTTTCCTGATCCTTATTCTCCTGAAAATATGAGTGATCCTGCTTTCTATCGTGAAATATAAATACCGGTTTCATTTTGAGCTGTATCTTTTGGCTAGGCTTCTTCCCGCTCTCTCAATAATGCCTTTTCCTTGGCCACCATGCTGTTGAGCGCTATTTGTTCCTTCTGCAAGACCTCGCAAGATTTGTCCAGATTGAAAGCCCACCCAGGTTAGCGAGGTCATCCAAAACGATGGGAGAGCGAGAAACATCGCTCCCATCACAATCCCCAGCAGAAAGTCAGCCTGCTCATTGTTCAACCCCATCAACGGGTTCAGGTTCGCATGCGGCGAACCGGACCCGTACAGGGCATCGAAGATGGTGCTGTCGAGCCAGCGCGCCAGCTGAAACCAGAAATCCACGAAGATCAGTGCGAACTGAACCACCGAGATAGTGACCAGCGCCTTCAGGTCATAGCTACCCAGCACCAGTACCAGCGGAATGCAGATCACCAGCGCCATCTTCAGGAACGCCATCACCATCGGCAGTGCCTGGCGCACCACGTCCATGGCCGGCATGTTGGTCAGGGTCCCCATGGTCGTCCCGACCGCCCCCGTCACCCGCGCCGCAAAATCAGGAACCGAAGGGCCGACCCGTCCCCCATAGTCGGTATAGACCTGCCCCTGGGTGACTTGCTGATTCCTCGGTGACACCAGTTGCCGAATCAGCGCGTCGTTCACTTTTTCCCGGTTGGAAAAAGTGGCCCACTTCACGAAGCGCTCCACCAAGGATTTATCCATCTCGGCAAGCACTCGCACCCTCAACCCTTGTTTTTCTTCAGTCCACCACTGATTGCACGTCGGGTAGCCACCGCCGTCTTTCACCTGGGCCAGGCCCGCGTCCCGCTTCGGGTCGTAGGGCCACTCTGCTCGCGGCGTCCTGGAGTGATAGGTGTCGTAGAAACCTTTCTGCTGCAAGAAATACTTGGAGCCAATCCAGTTGGTGTCATGGGTCTGCGCCTCTGTCAGTTTGGGCTGCATCATGAACAGCTTGGCCCGGGCATAGCCATAGCAATCGTTGGTGAAGTCCGCGACCTCCTGGGCCAGAAGCGGACTCTTCAGCCGGGAATTATTCACCTCCATCCGCATCTGCCGCAGATCCGTTCCACACGGGATGGCAGCCACGGCTGCACCACTGACCGCCTTGGACACCGAGTGCACGAAGAACCACCAGATGGGCACCTTGGCGCTCTGGTCGTTCAGGGTCGTGAAGGTCTTGCCCCATCCTGTGTTCTGGGGCAAGGGCTGTTGGTACTGGCACTGTTCCGAGCGGCTCTTGTCGAACTGCAGAGTATTCAGGCTAATGGTGATGAAGGGCACGCCGGCGAACATGATCACCGCCGCCGCCAACCACAAGCGATGTTCGATGCGGGCGCAGGCCGCCAGTACTGCATCAGCGCCACCCCCGTCCTCCCGTGCCCCGAACCACTCCTGCAGCATGATGACCAGGAAGGGCAGGGCGAAGAACCCTGAGTCCATCAGCGCATTCCAGATCCCGTTGCTGACCAGCCATCCCACCAGGGTCAGGTAGAACTCCAGGTAGTCGTTGGTGTAGAGCGTCATACCAACTCCTCCCAGAGGGCCAGGGCCCGCAACAGCTCGATCAACAGGATGCCCAGGACCGCGGTCAATTCGGCTTTTTTCAGGCGTTTGAGGGTGGCCGGCTGAACCTGAAGTGTCCGGCGGCGCAACCACACCCATGCCCAGGCAGTGACGCCGAAAAAGATCAGCCGGGCCGCCAGGAAAGACCAGTAGTTGTGGATCTGCCACTCCTGCCAGGCCGCGAAGCGCATGAAGGAAACACCGCCGATCGCCACAAGGCTCGCGATGAGTAGGCTCAGCAGCGCCAGTACCAACGGCACCAGGACAACCAGCCCCAGGATCCTGAGGTATCTGCGTGTGCCCAGGTTCATGGTTTCATCGCCTGTGCATGCAAGCACCGCGCTAAGGTGTAGCAGTACTCAACAGCGGGTGATGGCCTTGAAGGAGCGAGTACTCGCCAAGCAGCGCGGAGGGGGAAGAGTGGATACATAGCGAGGCTCCTGAAAGAGAAGCCTCAAATACTCCCCAAGGGTTTGCAGCGTCGCAGCAGGAAAACTGGATCAAGGTAAGCGCGATTGTTGCCGAATCAGGAGTAGAGTTTTCGTGCGGGCGATGCCAATGAACCTGAGGCGTGGCATCAGTGATCGGCCATCGCTCCAGCGTATGTTTCGCGTGAAAAGAGTGCTCAGGACGCAACGCGCGCAGACAGCGAAGTCCTGCCCCCCCCTGTATCTGTAGAAAGCGCCGCCACCGCCGATACACTCACGCCCAGATCCTTCGAGCCACTGCCCCATGAACCTCTCCGACGCTGTTCTGATCCTGCTGCTGGCCGCCCGTATTCACGGCACGGACGAAGCGGTGCGGGCCTCAGCCAAGAGCTGCGTGAAGAAGCTGCCCCGGTCCAAGCGCGAGCTGATCTACAACGTGATCAACAGCCGCAGCCCCATGGAGCTGATCGCGCTCATGGCCGAGAACCTCGAGGATTGAAAGCACCTGCCGGGCGAATATCTGATCCGCCATGCAGCGCGATGATCGGTGTCAGGTGCTCGAAGAGGGGACCTATTGAGCATTTCAAGGACAGGCGGGTAGGCGCTCACTACCCGCATCAACGAGATTTCTGGAATGAGTGATGCCTACACGGCCTACGAACATGCCAATCGCAATCAGGCAGAGATCGAAACCAGCAGCACCTGCGCCTGCGAAAGCCCGGCCATGGTGGCGGTTGTGGTAAATCCCAATGAGGGCAAGATCCGGATACCCGATTGCCAGTCGATCCTGGAGGTGCTTCGCCTGATCAGGCGTGGAGACCCCGAGTGGGCCGATCGCAGCGTTACGTTGTGCTTTCCTGGCCCAGCTGATGTCTGGGTGCTGGTCTACCCACGCTGGGAAAACAGTACCCCCTACTTTGACGTCCAATACACCCGTGACGAGCCCCCTCGCCAGGCGCTGGCCGGGCTGTTGGAGAGGTACCCGCAGTGCGCCGTTCTGGACTGGTCGCCCGGCCGACTGGCTTGCATCGAGGTCCTCGATGAAAGCCTGGAGACCCTCGCACAGATCATTCAGGACGTCGTTGAGGCGATCGGTGGCGAGCGCATCACGGCCATTGAGGCTTTCTACGAGCAAGCGGGCAGGGCGTAAGCCGTTCAGTCGAGAACAACCCTTGTAATGACACCCCATGAGGAAGGTTTCAACGTGAGCCTTGAGATGTTTTTGGAAGCCGATAGCGCACTCACCTTGCCGATCCTGGAGCAGGTTTTAGTTAAGGCGGGCGCGGAGGAAGTCTATTGGGAGGATGGCCTGCTGAAGGCCTACTTCACCTCAGGTATTTCAGTCTGGGCCGAGGAAAGGAACGAAGACTTCGAGCTCTACGCAGAGGATGCCAAGGGCATGGATTTTCCTGTCTCGGTGTACTGTAATCTCAGGATCAAAGGCCCCGAGCCGAAAGGTCATTCGAGCATGGAGGATCTGGACAACGTTGCCCAGGGCATCGCCCAAGCCTGCTCAGCATGCTTTGTGATCAGCTTCCAGTTCGAAACCACGGTGTACTGGCGGAACGCCGCCGGATTGCACCGCCAATGGACGCGAGGCTGATCACAACGGGATTCTCCTCGGGGACTTTGTCCACTTCATCCGCCAGCGCGACTGACCGTTCGGGCGGTGATGTAGGCAGGTCCTTGTTTGGAGGGGAATACGATGTTGTCGCTCTTTGTGAGTGCCCACCTCTGGAGTGTATGAAACGGTTTCAAATTGAGTCATCAGGCGATGCTGGTAGCTACTGCTACTGCTCGAAAAAACGAAGGTGGTCCACTGGGCGAAGCGCTCCCCTGATCCTGAGGCGCAGCTCGTCACGGGCACACTGCTGACTAGATGGCTTTGAGAAAACACTCAACGTTGCTTGAATACCACCAAACGTTCGCTGTCGGACCCGCCAAGAAACTATTCGACGTGCTTGCCTGCTCGCTTTATAGTTCCGTTTAGTGGAACAGGTGTGACCGCATGAGCGAATACGAAGTGAATGAGCACGGCGTTCCTCAGTATCCCAAGGGGCATGCTGGACGGCTGTTTGTGACCTTGGCCGCGATCGACCGCCTGGAGCGCGCGACGGCGACCAGTGTTGCAGCGTTGACGGGGCTCAGCAAAGGTAAGATCGACGACTACGTGCGAGTACTCAACGTGGAGTTTGGCACTCGTATTGTGAAACAAGGTCCCGAATTTCGAATTGAATCCTGGGGAGAGGTGTTGAAGCGAGCCGGTGTCAGAAAGGCGCTTCAGGCCTCCTTCGATGGGGCAAGACCGACGCTCACTCAAGCTCAGAATGATCGACAGGAAAGCTCATGAATATCAAGAAGCTGCACATAAAAGGCTTTAAGAGCTTGGCTGATTTTCAGCTCAAGGATGTCTCGCCGTTTCTGGTATTTGCCGGTGCCAATGGCTCTGGGAAAAGCAACATCGCCGATGCTCTGTCGTTCATGGGGGCTGTTGTTAAATTCGGTGCGTCACAGGCCAGAACTCAGTTCGGGGGCTTTTCTCAGATTCACTGTTACAAGTACCGCAAGGAACTGCGCACCAGCATCAGTTTCTCCATGGAGGTTGAGCTGGATGGGAGCGTCCACGATTACAGCCTCACGATCCGCTCCCTGGACAAGAAACCCCAGTTGTCCGAGACGTTGAAAGTGGATGGCAAACTGTTGATCGACCGTCGTCCGGGCGCGGATTTGAAAGTCCAGATGGGCGAATCGACGGGGCTCCAAAGCCTGCCTGACTACCCGCAGGATCTGGCGGCTCTGATGCTGTTGGGACAGAGCCCACTTCGTGCGTTTTTGACCAACACCAAGGTGTTCCGTATTGATCCGATGGCCGCGAAGGAACCGGATAGTTCAACCACCGATACCACCGAGCTGGACACACAAGGCAAGAATGTTGCGTCGATGCTTACCGTCCTTGAGAAGGATCCTGATTTCAGGGATCAAGTCTTGGAATGGATGGAGCTGATCGTCCCTGGAATGGAAAGCCTCTCGACCGAGAAGCAGCGGTTGGATGGGTCGACGGTCATTACCTTCAAGGAGTCTGGAACAAAAACACGTTTTCCGGCAAAGCTGGTATCAGATGGCACGATCTATGTGCTGTGCATTCTGACTGCGGTGCTCAGTCGTACGAGCAAGACGGGCATTACCATCATCGAGGAGCCGGAACGCGGTATTCACCCCAAGGCCATTGGTGAGCTGGTGCAATTGATGCGCGACAGCGCCTCTGTCAAACACCCCATTTTTCTGACCACGCACAGCGAGTCGATTGTCCGGAACCTGGAAACCCCAGAGCTGTATTTCGTCAGCAAGCAGGACGGTAAGACCCGCACACAAGCCGCTTCCAAAGCGGGAGTTAAGAAAGAGCAGATTCCGCTCGATACGGCCTGGCTGACCAACCTCTTTGATGGGGGGTTACCATGGTAAAGGCCGGTTTTATTGTGGAGGGCGCCAGCGAAAGAATCGTCGTTGAGTCCCAGGCGTTTAGAGCGCTATTGCAGTCCTGCGGCTACGAGTTGGTCACGCCAGTGGTCGATGCGAACGGTGGTGGGAATCTGCTGCCCCATAACATCGAAGCGTTTCTTGACCGATTGGATGAGGCAGGGGCAGAGGAGGTTTTCATCCTCACCGACTTGGAGGATGAGCTTCATGTGCGAACCGTCAGGGACCGCGTTGCCCATCAGCGCGTCCGATTTGCGTTTGTCGCCGTCAAGGCCCTAGAGGCATGGTTCCTGGCTGACACCCAGGCCATGAACGCCTGGTTAAAGACCGATGATTTTTTTGAAGACACTCCCGAGCAAACAGCAGAAAAACCATGGGAGAGGGTCAAGCAGGTCGCGGCAGAGCGAGGTGCTCGAGGGCCTGGTAACAAAGTCGCCTTTGCCAAAAAAGCCGTCACACACTGGGGATTCAGCGTCGAGCACTCATCGGCTCACCCCTCCTGCCCCAGTGCACGGGAGCTGATTGAGTTCCTTCGCAGTACTGGGTGAGTACTGCGCCGTAGATCATTCAGATCGGGGCCCAAGTTGGTGTTTACCGGCTTAGACCGCCATTGCGCGTTCGCGCAGCTCGCTGTTGAGGATGCGGTCGTTCTCGCTGTAGTCCACCGGGCAATCGATCACGTGCACGCCCGGGGTCTTGATGCAGTGCTCGAGCAGCGGCAGCAGGCCTTCGGCGCTTTCGACGCGGTGACCGTTGGCGCCATAGGCTTCGGCGTACTTGACGAAGTCCGGGTTGCCGTAGTCCAGGCCGAAGTCGGTGAAGCCCATGTTCGCCTGCTTCCAGCGGATCATGCCGTAGCCGTCGTCGCGCAGGACCACCACGGTCAGATTCATCTTCAGGCGTACCGCGGTTTCCAGTTCCTGGCTGTTCATCATGAAACCGCCGTCACCGCAGACCGACAGGATCGGCCGGTCTGGGTAGACCAGGTGCGCCGCCATCGCCGAGGGCAGGCCGGCGCCCATGGTCGCCAGGGCGTTGTCCAGCAGAACGGTGTTGGGCTTGTGGGCCTTGTAGTTGCGGGCGAACCAGATCTTGTAGATGCCGTTGTCCAGCGCGACGATGCCTTCGGACGGCAGCACGCGACGGATATCGGCCACCAGGCGCTGCGGGTAGACCGGGAAGCGGTTGTCGTCGGCGCCTTCGGCGATCTGCGCTTCGTTGGCCTCGCGGATCGCCATCAGGCGGCTGAAGTCCCAGTGCGGGTTGTCGCCCAGCGCTTCGCCGATCTGCCAGACGGCGTTGGCGATGTCGCCGATCACTTCGATCTGCGGGAAGTACACCGCATCGACTTCGGCGGAGCGGAAGTTGATGTGAATGACTTCGGTACCGCCACGGACCATGAAGAATGGCGGCTTCTCGATCACGTCGTGACCGATGTTGACGATCAGGTCGGCGGCCTCGACCGCGCGGTGGACGAAGTCACCGGAGGACAGCGCGGCGTTGCCGAGAAAGCGCGGGTGACGCTCGTCGACCACGCCCTTGCCCATCTGGGTGGTGATGAACGGGATGCCGGTCTGGTCGATCAGTTGCTTGAGCACCTTGGCGGTCATCTTGCGGTTGGCGCCGGCGCCGATCACCAGGATCGGGCTGCGGGCCTTCTGCAGTTTCTCGACGGCGGCCTCGACCGCCTTGTGCTCGGCCAGCGGACGGCGGTGCAGGCTCGGCGGGATCGGCATCGAGTCGGTCTGCTCGGCGGCGATGTCTTCCGGCAGTTCCAGGTGCACGGCGCCCGGCTTCTCTTCCTCGGCCAGACGGAAGGCTTCGCGCATGCGCGCCGGGATGTTGTCGGCCGAGGCGAACTGGTGGGTGTACTTGGTGATCGGGTCCATCATGCCGCAGACGTCGATGATCTGGAACCGGCCCTGCTTGGACTTCTTGATCGGCTTCTGGCCGGTGATCATCATCATCGGCATGCCGCCCAGGTAGGCGTAGGCGCTGGCGGTCACCAGGTTGGTGGCACCGGGGCCGAGGGTCGACAGGCTGACGCCGGTCTTGCCGGTCAGGCGGCCATAGGTGGCGGCCATGAAGCCGGCGGACTGTTCATGACGGGTCAGGACCAGCTTGATCGGCGACTTGCGCAGCGACTCCAGCAGGTCGAGGTTTTCCTCGCCAGGAATGCCGAACACATACTCGACACCTTCGTTTTCCAGGCATTGCACAACGACATCGGCGGCCTTGGCCATCTTGCTTATTACCTCAGTGATCACGGTTGGAAGCAGGTGAGACGCACCTGCAGGCGTTCGACCTCAGCGAGGTGCGCTGAGGTCTGTTTGTCCGCTGGCGAGTAACGCGCCTCGGACGAACCCCTCGGCAAGTCGTCGCTCGACGAAATCCCGTATATAGGCGGCTCCCGCATTACGGCCGCGAGGAACCGCGACTGCTTGGCGGATAGCGGTGAACGCTCCCTGTATTACCCGATAATTCGGGTTCTTGGCTGCGACTTGCTCCAGCGGTTGTCTTACGCCGGCGGCAGCATCCAGGCCTAGGTCCATGAAGAACTCTACAGCGCCCGCCGATGTTTCAACTCTGTGCAGCTCGGCATGTTGCAAGGTGCGTGACAGGTACAGGTCGTATGCCGCGCCGTTGCCTACCGCAAGCCGAAGTCCAGGTTGATCAAGGTCCTCGATCGTTGAATAGGGGGCATCGGCTTTAACCAGATAGGTCCCCTCGATCAGAACGTAGGGTTCGCTGAAGCTGATCTGAGCGGCGCGGACAGGCTCGATAGCCAGGAAGGCGAGCGTCCATGCATTCTCCTCAAGTGCAGCGAATACCTTGCCGGCTGCGTCGTACGTGCGCAGCTCAAGACCTACGCCCAGTTCATCAGCCAGCGACTTGGCCAACGCTACAGACACTCCATGCGGCTCTCCGTCAGCGCCTGGCTGAGCCAGCACGGGATTACCGAAGTTGATCGCGGCACGCAGGATGCCATTGGGCGCCAGGTCGTTGAGGACCTGCTGGGCGATAGGGCTCATGCCTTCTCCAGGGTTAGAAAATGGGGCGTGTCTAGGGCACGATCAGGCGGTTTAAAGCATCGAGCGATGCTTGGACTGGCCAGCACCGTCACGCAAATCGCGGTTGATGTTGAAGTTCGTCGTTTGCAAGGTGACCTTGCTGTCGTCGATAAAGCCATCCCCATAGGCGGTAGGTGCGGCTAGGTAAGGAGTCGCGGCAAGAAGCTCGCAACCCATCTTGTTTTTGTTATGCATGTGCTACTCCGCGGGGTATAGGCGTGTCTCCCGGCACGCCAGGATCAGGAAACAGTGAGGTTCAGACGGTGCGGAAAACCAGGCAGACCGGGCTGCCGGTCTCGATCTGATGTTCCAGCAAAGTCAGTTCGCCTTTCGGGCTAATGGAGAAGGTCTTGATGTTGTCACTGTCTTCGTTGGCGACGAACAGGAAACGTCCGTTAGGGGAGGCCGTCATGAAGCGGGGCTTCTTGCCTTGGCTAGGTACGTTGCCGATCGGGTTGATCTTGCCGGTGGGCTGATCCACCGAAAAAATGGTCACGCTGTCATGCCCGCGATTGGAGGAGAACAAATGTACTCCGTCCGGTGCCATGACCAGTGCTGCTGCACGGCTGTCCCCTACAAAGTCCTGAGGCAGGGCCGAGACCACCTGGAATGGAACCAGGGAGCCGTCGTTCTGGTTGTAGCGGTAGCTGGTGATTGTGCTGTCCAGCTCATTTACCACGTAGGCAAAAGAACCGGTGGGAGAGAACACTACATGCCGGGGGCCAGCACCTTCGCGTGCCTTGATTTCATGAGCCAGTTCAGGTTTCAGCGTACTCCCTTGCTGTTTCAAATCGAACACGAAGACTTTATCTAGCCCTTTGTCCGGCACCACCAGGTAACGACCCGATGGGTCGCGTGGGATCATGTGCGGGTGGGAGCTGGTCTGTTCGATCTTATGGGGGCCAGGGTTGCCCGGAAGGTCGTATTTGCTGATGACCGGTTGCAGGCGGCCGTCTGTATCGAACGGCAGAATGACAATGCTGCCGGTGGCATAGTTGGCCACCGCGAGGAATTTGTTGCTTTTGTCCACGGTAAGGTGGACGGGGTTGTTCCCTTCGCAACTGACCGAGCTCACGTGGGTGAGCGTTCCGTTGCCTGGTTCGATCTGGAATGAGCTGACAATGGACTGATCACCATGCACGCAGAACAGCAAGCGTTGGGTTTGGTCGAGACATAAGAAGGAGGGGTTGTTCAGATCGCCGACGGTTTGAATAAGTTCGCAGCGACCTGTCTGTGGATCATGGCGATAAACCGTGATGCCTGCGCCGCGTGCGTTTCGCTCGCGAGTGGTTCTGGAACCCACATAGACCATTTGAGTTTTGTTCGAGTTGGCAGGCTGCATAGGGTTCTTCTCAGGTCCTGATTTGGCATCTGCCGCTCCCGCGCCGAGGCCCAGAAAGGTTGCCGCAGCGACGATGGAAGTTGAAGAGAGCAGCGTGCGTCGAGTAATGACGGGTGAACGCGGTGTTGGGCGCATAGCAAAATCTCATCGTTGTTTTTGTTGTGATGAGTACCGCCGACCTTCGCCGGTCGGCGGTAGCGGATCAATCAGTACTTCGAAGGTGCGAGAACCCAGCCTTCCATCAGGCGGCGTGCACTGCGGCTCATGACGGCCTTGTCCACGATCCAGTTGCCATCGACTTGAGTGGTCTGCGCGCCAACGGCGACGGTACCGGCGGTGTGGCCCATGTTGACTTGGCGTTCGCCGATGTCGCCGACGATCCGATTGACCAGCGTGCCTTCCAGGGCGGCTGCCACGGCAACGGCTACAGCGCCAGTGCCGGTAATTGCGTGATGCAATTTGCCCATGGAGAGGATGCGAGCGATCACATCGATCTCGGCGGCTTCGACCGTCTTGCCACCGGCAGCTGCGTAGGTTTGCGGTGGAGCCACCAGGCACAGCTTAGGTGTATGGGGTCGAAGGCGCGTTGCTTCCTCGGCGCTAGCCGCCAGCCCCATGGCCACGGTGCAGTGTGCACGGATGGTTTCCAGCGACTGCAGCAGCTCGGCGTTGCCGTTGACCTGATCCTGGGTCTCGGTCCCGGTCAGGCCAACGCGCTGGGAGTCGACGAAGATCGTCGGGTTGCCGGCGTTGAGCAGCGTTGCTGGCAAGCCCGGGAAGCCCGGAATATCCAGCTCATCCACGACATTGCCGGTTGGCAGAATGCTGCCGCCCGAACCGCCGGGCTGAAGGAATTCCACGACGATTTCGGCTGCAGGGAAGGCGACGCCATCGAGCACGAAATCACCTTCTTCAACGACCTCGCCATCCTTCATCGGGACATGGGCGATGATGCGTTTCTGAATATTGGCCTGCCAGATGCGGATGGTGGCGATGCCGTCACGAGGTGCATCGACGAGCCCTTGGCGAATGGCGAAAGGACCGACGGCTGCACTCAGATTGCCGCAGTTGCCGGACCAGTCGACCACTGGATTTTCGATGGCTGGTGCGCCGAACAGGTAGTCGACATCGCAGTCGGTGCGTCCCGACTTGCCGATAATGACGACCTTGCTGGAGCTGGAGGTGGCGGCACCCATGCCGTCGATCTGTTTGCCGTATGGGTCCGGGCTGCCAATGACCCGCAGCATCAGAGCATCGCGCTCAGGGCCGGCGGCAGGGACGTCCTGCTCAAGGAAAAAGACGCCTTTGCTGGTACCGCCGCGCATGAAGACGGCAGGGATTCGAACTTGGGTCATTACACGGCTCCTTCCAGTTGTTTCGCTTGTGCAGCCTGTTCCATGCTCTCGACCAGCAGCTGCGGCAGCAGGCCGCCGCGGCGGAAGTAGCGCACGTCTTCGTGCGTATCCAGACGGCTGGTGACGCTCACGTTTTCAGTACTGCCGTCTTCGCGCTCGATGACGAGTCGCAGCGTGTCGCCCGGAGCGAAAGCGTCATTGATGCCTTCCACCGAGAATTTCTCGTGCCCCGTCAGGCCGAGGGTTTTACGGGTCACGCCTTCCGGGAACTGCAGCGGCAGAATGCCCAGGCCGGCCAGGTTGGTGCGGTGGATGCGCTCGAAGCTCTCGGCAACGACCACGCGTACGCCCAGAAGGCGAGGGCCTTTGGCCGCCCAGTCACGCGACGAACCGCTGCCGTACTCTTTACCTGCCACGACGATCAGCGGCTGCTTACGCTTGGCATAAGCTTGTGCGGCTTCGAAT of the Pseudomonas vanderleydeniana genome contains:
- a CDS encoding AraC family transcriptional regulator, which codes for MAEIHRFDVDHFEHDDLPQPAVALMLETQRNDSESAVHQHRKGQLVVAYRGGIVCTVEDGVWMVPSGFGVWIPGGVAHSNRVTANGQVFFLFVEPGAASMPEHCCTLALSSLILELIIHLSGQVQTYPDNSSTARLVGVLLEQLEQAPSEQLYLPLPASPRLRTIARSLAQDPSNRATVAEWARHVAMSERSLARLIKGETGLSFGQWRKQWQIIVALQSLAEGESVQQTAEALGYESVSSFITMFRKTLGEPPARYVRGTAVRQYARGSRTLE
- a CDS encoding DUF7740 domain-containing protein, which encodes MNLSDAVLILLLAARIHGTDEAVRASAKSCVKKLPRSKRELIYNVINSRSPMELIALMAENLED
- a CDS encoding AAA family ATPase; this translates as MNIKKLHIKGFKSLADFQLKDVSPFLVFAGANGSGKSNIADALSFMGAVVKFGASQARTQFGGFSQIHCYKYRKELRTSISFSMEVELDGSVHDYSLTIRSLDKKPQLSETLKVDGKLLIDRRPGADLKVQMGESTGLQSLPDYPQDLAALMLLGQSPLRAFLTNTKVFRIDPMAAKEPDSSTTDTTELDTQGKNVASMLTVLEKDPDFRDQVLEWMELIVPGMESLSTEKQRLDGSTVITFKESGTKTRFPAKLVSDGTIYVLCILTAVLSRTSKTGITIIEEPERGIHPKAIGELVQLMRDSASVKHPIFLTTHSESIVRNLETPELYFVSKQDGKTRTQAASKAGVKKEQIPLDTAWLTNLFDGGLPW
- a CDS encoding DUF6124 family protein; this encodes MLAQEETLVDIHSILQSAAATAYENADNQTGPNRKVAMGVVHLIELAQLRMDQVLGGQAISARG
- a CDS encoding DUF3742 family protein, whose amino-acid sequence is MATEAKKKGLTYRIGFVFGGLSARYRRFEAPMLRWAIEKGMSATLASLLSGLVRLSLIGAFLYLAFWVVVAVIGVILCKELLLNSSGAEEEELVVFKADEVFPDPYSPENMSDPAFYREI
- a CDS encoding conjugal transfer protein TraG N-terminal domain-containing protein, producing the protein MTLYTNDYLEFYLTLVGWLVSNGIWNALMDSGFFALPFLVIMLQEWFGAREDGGGADAVLAACARIEHRLWLAAAVIMFAGVPFITISLNTLQFDKSRSEQCQYQQPLPQNTGWGKTFTTLNDQSAKVPIWWFFVHSVSKAVSGAAVAAIPCGTDLRQMRMEVNNSRLKSPLLAQEVADFTNDCYGYARAKLFMMQPKLTEAQTHDTNWIGSKYFLQQKGFYDTYHSRTPRAEWPYDPKRDAGLAQVKDGGGYPTCNQWWTEEKQGLRVRVLAEMDKSLVERFVKWATFSNREKVNDALIRQLVSPRNQQVTQGQVYTDYGGRVGPSVPDFAARVTGAVGTTMGTLTNMPAMDVVRQALPMVMAFLKMALVICIPLVLVLGSYDLKALVTISVVQFALIFVDFWFQLARWLDSTIFDALYGSGSPHANLNPLMGLNNEQADFLLGIVMGAMFLALPSFWMTSLTWVGFQSGQILRGLAEGTNSAQQHGGQGKGIIERAGRSLAKRYSSK